The nucleotide window CTTTCCCGATTTTGtctgaaattcaaaaaaataagtTCAAAGTCTCATAGTGAAAATATAATGCGAAATTAAATAATTCAAGATATCGTTAAATGTTTTTGCATTTATATCGGTATAAAAAGGTAAATAAAAAAGCTTGTTCCTAAGAACAAAAATAAACTAAATCAGCCTACagtaatatatcatattttttatgtgaaattatttagttaaatttcaaacttttctgagagagggcgagttgtcctaagaggggctagttgtcttgagggcgagttgtccagcattcagtgaaatcatataataattgctATATCAACACCTTAATTTGTGTGTGTACGTGTTTGAACTGAAAGTGCTGAATGTGATATGAACAGTCAtctttgtgactttttgtcctgtgccTTTCAATCCCACCTGGTCAAAAGTACACGCTGATGATGACCATTGTGATTTTTTGTCTTATAACTTTCTGACCGTATACCGTATTTCCTGTGTACTCTAATCACTGATCCCAGCACGCAATAGATAATCGGGcacataataaaacaattagcaCCCCTCCAGACCCTGTGTATTACAGGTACACCACACCTGTGTTCTCAAGTCACTTGACTCTACATTTCGTCAGCACTCGATAGTCGTTGGATAACACAAACAGTCGGATGCACAAAGATGGTATTTCAGTAGCAGGTATTAAATGGCAGATGAGTGATTTAGGATTCGCAGTTTCAAGGGACACAATTTCGTACTGGATCCATAAATACAACATCGGTCTATTTGGCGACATGTGCGATTTTATGAAGCATACAGTTTCAGCTAGTGTGAGCGAAAGAGATACAAACATTATCAAAGAATGTTTATCAAAAGACTCGACTTTATCTAGCAGGGATATTCACAGAGTTCTTAAAGATGATGGTGCCACTTTCGGACTGTCTACAACGAAGTGGGCAATTGAGGCCTCCGGTTTTCGAAACCCCGTTATGGACAAATGGTTCAACACGCTAACAAAGTAAAAAGGATGGAATTTTGTGAGCAACTTATTGCATCCAATGACAAGTTTGAAAACGTAATATTTTCCGATGAGTGTTCAGTTCAGCTGAACCAAAACAAGATGTGCAGCTACAGAAAGATAGATTCCCACGCTACAGTATTACCCAAACTGAAGCACCCACTAAAGATGCACGTATGGGCCGCAGTTAGCAAGAAAGGGGCATCAAAGATCCGGCTTTTTGAGGGAATCATGGATTCTGAATTTTACACAGACTGTATCTTAAGGGATACCTTGATGCCATTTATACAGAAGAATTTCGTTGGAACTGAACATCGATTTCAACAAGACAACGACCCTAAACACACCTCTAGACGTGCCAAGGCTTTCATGGTGGATAACGGGATTAACTGGTGGAATGGATGGCCGGCCGGTAACTTGTTAGAAATActatttctaattttacatgtatcatataaagATAATTATATATCTAGTGTATCATATTTCTAAATGCAGTAACAGTCGATAACTATAAGTATTTATTACACTCAAGACTTATCTTATTTTACTTTTCTTTTGATAGAAAGTCCGGACCTTAACCCAATAGAAATGGTTTGGAATGAACTCAAGAGGTGTGTCGTCCGAGAAACCCCACATAAAAAACAAGAACTTCAGGACTGCATCCTGCGATTTTGGAGAACCCAGATGACAATAGACAAGTGTTGTGCGTACATAGATCATGTGTTTAAAGTTATACCAACGTGTGTAATTATGAAGGAAAATGCGACTGGTGATGTACCCAAGAAACTGTTCACGGACAGATCAAAAGGAAAAAGTATCGCCTTCTTCCAAGATAAGTTAACATCAGACCTGGAAGTTAATTCGAAGTACGTTGCTTTGATGCAACAATGGATATAACATTCATATGCAATATGAATTGTTTTGTGTACTTATTTgattaaatgtaataaaatggagagagaaaaaacaagGCTCGTCTTTTTATAGTTAAGCATAAAAAATTACAGGTAATGGCGTGAGAAAATTTCTAGACATTTTTACCGCaagttcattttttaaatatacatgaggatatgaactgcgatgctttacgccagcatactgcTAGCACTTCATGGAAACTATGCCGGCATGAAGTGTTGCTGTTTACACCCtcctgtatttttaaaaacgaaTCTTTcttatctattttcatttctgtcggatctttccagctgttaaaatagttgtactgcatgtatattaaattcatatacatttcatttacattcatgTGGAAATAGATATCATTTCAATTGCTAAAGAtatggaagaagaaaaaacccgaTTGAAATGTAAATGCCCATGAACCTGGTCAAAAGTCTCCGCACTAGACACAAAGAAATGCATATATTAGGGATTGTAATATCGGGCTATTCCCAGAAGTGCTTGccattttaaataatttgatataatatCTTTCTGTAAAGAAACCATAGTCTGCTAACATAAAGAAACTATATTATATCTAATCATTTAAAACGTCAAACATACCCATTTACAAGAGTGGTTACTTTGGCATAAATAACATTACCAATTCAATAGATACTATGATACCGCAAATACCATGCAAATAAGAAGTGTTATTAAGAATTCATGAAATATGCAATGtattcaaacaaaatgtgttttacgTACAGTGTATGGATACTACATGAGCagatttcatttaaatatatcatgtATCATATAGACTAAAGAGATCTGGATAACAGAGTTTTATTAAAGAGAAACCTAGTGCGGAAATTGCATTATGTCAACACACCATTAATCATTATCTATGTGTGATTTCTcaactttgaaaatgaaatcaaactaaaaaaaaataatgtaaataaatttgatttaatCAACTTACCAAAGCTTGCGAAATTTTCCTTCGTTTTGGGGGAGGAGTCTCTAACCGTGGAGATTGGGGTGGGGATGGTGACTGTGGAGATGTCGATGAGGAGGGGGATGACAAAGCGGGTGGTGTTACTGGTCTTGGCAATTGTCTCATCAACTCATTCAACTTCAGTTGCATCTCCTGCTCGGTTCCGGAATGGAGAACAATGGCCTCGTTGACTTCTTTCGGTCGTCCCCATTGCACACTGTACGTCTCCCCATCAGAAATAACAGAATCTGCATCACACTTGAAATAAGCACGACTTCGCACTTGCATATCATCGTCACACAAATAACGCACAATGAAATGTGAATCCAATCGCATGGTACGCGGTGCTAGTTTTCTAGACATGATGACCAACTTGAAATTGACACTGATTACGATCTGTCCACTTTGGAAACTTTGGCAAAACTAATCTCATCTGGACATCACCAACTCATTATCATTATCAAAGTGATTGTTATAACAACATGTCGGTGCtcgtaattacatgtacaactacATGATCAAGGTGCTCATAATTACAATTTCAAAGCAATTAAGAGGCAAAACTAACGATGCCACCTTTTTCAAACATTGACAGTTTGTTTAATTGAGAGCTGGTTTATACAActgattattttatttttttga belongs to Ostrea edulis chromosome 7, xbOstEdul1.1, whole genome shotgun sequence and includes:
- the LOC125646050 gene encoding uncharacterized protein LOC125646050; amino-acid sequence: MSRKLAPRTMRLDSHFIVRYLCDDDMQVRSRAYFKCDADSVISDGETYSVQWGRPKEVNEAIVLHSGTEQEMQLKLNELMRQLPRPVTPPALSSPSSSTSPQSPSPPQSPRLETPPPKRRKISQALTKSGKPKATVIAVGASPLTSQPDVELELPPTSEVQTIPTVHGE